A single region of the Caldalkalibacillus thermarum genome encodes:
- a CDS encoding DUF1507 family protein — protein MATHTKEKALALLKQDAEKILKLISVQMDHLTMPQCPLYEEVLDTQMFGLSREIDFAIRLGLISEETGKQILSELEQRLAQLHEAYEQQNGKGL, from the coding sequence ATGGCAACACATACGAAAGAAAAAGCCTTGGCTTTACTTAAGCAAGATGCCGAGAAAATTTTAAAGTTAATCTCGGTGCAAATGGATCACTTAACCATGCCCCAGTGTCCTCTGTATGAAGAAGTATTAGACACGCAAATGTTCGGTTTATCACGTGAAATAGATTTTGCCATCCGCCTAGGGCTTATTTCCGAAGAAACCGGAAAGCAGATCCTCTCCGAGCTAGAACAGCGCCTCGCCCAGTTACATGAGGCGTACGAACAGCAAAATGGTAAAGGATTATAA
- a CDS encoding ornithine--oxo-acid transaminase translates to MSGSKQIIEQTERYGAKNYLPLPIVISKAEGVWIEDPEGNKYMDMLSAYSALNQGHRHPKIIRALKEQADRVTLTSRAFYHDRLGEFYEKIVAVTGKEMVLPMNTGAEAVETAIKAVRRWAYQVKQVPENQAEIIVCEGNFHGRTITVTSFSSEEGYRRGFGPFTPGFKIIPYGDAEALRRAITPRTAAFLVEPIQGEAGIIIPPEGYLREVRRICDEHNILFVADEIQTGFGRTGKMFACDWEDVKPDIYILGKALGGGVFPISAVSADRDVLGVFDPGSHGSTFGGNPLGCACAIAALEVIEEENLVDRSLKLGAYLMSKLQELRNPKIKEIRGKGLFIGIELTEPARPYCEALKEQGLLCKETHEHTIRLAPPLIIKEEELDWAFERIKAVLQPA, encoded by the coding sequence ATGAGTGGGTCCAAGCAAATTATAGAGCAAACTGAACGTTACGGTGCAAAGAATTATTTGCCGTTACCCATTGTGATTTCCAAAGCAGAGGGTGTATGGATTGAAGATCCGGAGGGCAACAAATATATGGATATGTTAAGTGCCTATTCGGCCTTAAACCAGGGTCACCGTCACCCCAAAATTATTCGGGCTTTAAAAGAACAAGCGGACCGGGTTACCCTTACTTCACGGGCGTTTTATCATGACCGTCTGGGTGAATTTTATGAGAAAATTGTCGCCGTAACCGGAAAAGAGATGGTCTTGCCCATGAATACCGGGGCTGAAGCGGTGGAAACAGCAATCAAAGCGGTTCGGCGCTGGGCTTACCAGGTCAAGCAAGTCCCTGAAAACCAGGCGGAGATCATTGTCTGTGAGGGCAACTTCCACGGGCGAACCATCACAGTGACATCATTCTCTTCCGAAGAAGGATACCGTCGTGGGTTTGGCCCTTTTACACCAGGGTTTAAAATCATCCCTTACGGAGATGCTGAGGCGCTAAGGCGAGCGATTACACCCCGTACGGCAGCTTTCCTGGTGGAACCCATTCAGGGTGAAGCGGGCATTATTATTCCTCCTGAAGGGTATTTGCGGGAGGTTCGCCGTATATGTGATGAGCACAACATCTTGTTTGTAGCCGATGAGATCCAAACAGGTTTTGGCCGGACAGGGAAGATGTTTGCTTGCGACTGGGAGGATGTGAAACCGGACATCTATATTCTGGGCAAGGCACTAGGAGGGGGCGTGTTCCCCATCTCTGCCGTCAGTGCTGACCGGGATGTGCTAGGTGTGTTTGACCCTGGTTCCCATGGTTCTACATTTGGAGGCAATCCCCTTGGCTGTGCTTGTGCCATTGCGGCTTTGGAAGTGATTGAAGAAGAAAATCTTGTTGACCGTTCATTAAAGTTGGGAGCGTATTTGATGTCCAAATTACAGGAACTCCGTAATCCAAAGATCAAAGAAATCCGTGGCAAGGGATTGTTCATTGGCATCGAACTGACCGAGCCGGCCCGTCCCTATTGCGAAGCCCTAAAGGAACAAGGGCTCTTGTGCAAAGAAACCCATGAACATACCATCCGCCTGGCTCCGCCGCTCATTATCAAAGAAGAAGAATTGGATTGGGCTTTTGAGCGCATTAAGGCCGTTTTACAGCCTGCTTAA
- the acsA gene encoding acetate--CoA ligase produces the protein MKTETIEVQGAGFNLQDYEEARRTFSWSDVEKAFSWYETGKVNMAYEAIDRHAEGKRRDKVALYYSDANRDEQYTFQEMKEKSNQAANVLKKLGIQKGDRVFIFMPRSPELYFSLLGAIKLGAIVGPLFEAFMEGAVRDRLENAEAVALVTTPELLPRVPSKDLPALKHIVLVGENIDLDQFKQDHPTVTFHDFHKEMAEASTEFDIVWVDKEDPLILHYTSGSTGKPKGVLHVHYAMLQHYQTGKWVLDLKEDDVYWCTADPGWVTGTSYGIFAPWLNGVTNVIRGGRFSPEDWYYTIEKYKVTVWYSAPTAFRMLMGAGEAVAERYDLSSLRHILSVGEPLNPEVIRWGLQVYKRRIHDTWWMTETGGMMICNYPCMEIRPGSMGKPFPGIEADIIDDEGNPLPPYQMGNLAIKAGWPSMMRKIWKNEEKYNEYFRIKGWYISGDSAYKDEDGYFWFQGRVDDVIMTSGERVGPFEVESKLVEHPAVAEAGVIGKPDPVRGEIIKAFVSLRAGYEPSEELKEEIRQFVKKGLAAHAAPREIEFRDKLPKTRSGKIMRRVLKAWELGLPTGDLSTMED, from the coding sequence ATGAAAACAGAAACGATTGAAGTACAAGGAGCGGGGTTTAACCTTCAGGATTATGAGGAAGCCAGACGCACATTTTCTTGGTCTGATGTGGAAAAAGCGTTTTCCTGGTATGAGACTGGTAAAGTGAATATGGCTTATGAAGCCATTGACCGTCACGCTGAAGGGAAGCGCAGAGACAAGGTAGCCCTGTACTACAGCGATGCCAACAGAGATGAGCAATATACTTTCCAGGAGATGAAGGAAAAGTCAAATCAGGCTGCCAACGTCCTGAAAAAATTAGGTATTCAGAAAGGTGACCGGGTGTTTATTTTCATGCCCCGTTCACCGGAGTTGTATTTCAGCTTGCTTGGGGCCATCAAATTGGGGGCAATTGTTGGGCCGTTATTTGAGGCCTTTATGGAAGGGGCGGTTAGAGACCGTCTGGAAAATGCCGAAGCTGTTGCGCTGGTCACCACACCTGAACTGTTACCCCGTGTGCCGAGTAAAGATTTGCCTGCTTTGAAACACATTGTCCTGGTTGGGGAAAACATTGACCTTGACCAATTTAAACAAGATCATCCGACAGTGACCTTCCATGATTTTCATAAGGAAATGGCTGAAGCGTCCACAGAGTTTGACATCGTCTGGGTGGATAAAGAAGATCCGCTTATTTTACACTATACTTCCGGTTCTACTGGAAAGCCAAAAGGGGTTCTGCATGTACACTACGCCATGCTGCAACACTATCAGACCGGCAAATGGGTGCTTGATTTGAAAGAAGATGATGTTTATTGGTGTACCGCAGACCCGGGCTGGGTGACCGGCACATCATACGGCATCTTTGCCCCTTGGCTCAATGGTGTGACCAATGTCATCCGGGGCGGCCGTTTCAGCCCAGAAGATTGGTATTACACCATTGAAAAATATAAAGTCACAGTCTGGTACAGTGCACCGACCGCTTTCCGCATGCTAATGGGAGCGGGAGAAGCTGTGGCAGAGCGTTATGACCTGTCCTCCCTGCGTCATATTTTAAGCGTGGGTGAACCGCTTAATCCGGAGGTGATCCGCTGGGGGTTACAAGTGTATAAACGGCGGATTCACGATACCTGGTGGATGACGGAAACAGGCGGGATGATGATTTGCAACTATCCGTGCATGGAGATCAGACCCGGTTCCATGGGCAAGCCATTCCCCGGAATTGAAGCAGACATTATTGATGACGAAGGCAATCCGCTGCCACCTTATCAGATGGGCAATCTGGCTATTAAGGCCGGTTGGCCGTCCATGATGAGAAAGATTTGGAAAAATGAAGAGAAATATAATGAGTATTTCCGCATTAAAGGCTGGTACATTTCCGGTGATTCCGCATACAAGGATGAAGACGGTTATTTCTGGTTCCAGGGACGTGTGGATGATGTCATTATGACATCAGGCGAACGTGTTGGTCCATTTGAGGTGGAAAGCAAGCTTGTTGAACATCCTGCTGTGGCAGAAGCAGGAGTGATCGGCAAACCTGACCCTGTCCGGGGTGAGATTATTAAGGCCTTCGTCTCACTAAGAGCAGGTTATGAGCCGTCAGAGGAGCTGAAGGAAGAAATTCGGCAATTTGTCAAAAAGGGCTTGGCTGCCCATGCGGCTCCCCGTGAGATTGAGTTTAGAGATAAATTGCCCAAAACCCGCAGCGGAAAAATTATGCGCCGGGTGCTGAAAGCTTGGGAGCTGGGCTTGCCAACCGGCGACCTGTCCACCATGGAAGATTAA
- a CDS encoding DUF309 domain-containing protein, with translation MYPKAYVDYLVHFHGSRDYFECHEVLEEYWKSQPDREKVWVGLIQLAVGLYHHRRGNFNGAAKMLASARQILGKEKAAVQKLGLDPAALLKQISERLNDVQQRKAYTSLNLPITDHQLLQHCRQVCQEKNLTWGKDSDPDNAFLIHKHKLRDRSDVIREREWQKKRKAKQRKT, from the coding sequence TTGTATCCAAAAGCTTATGTGGATTATCTGGTTCATTTTCATGGCAGCCGGGACTACTTTGAGTGCCATGAGGTATTGGAAGAATATTGGAAAAGCCAGCCTGACCGGGAAAAAGTATGGGTCGGGCTGATTCAGTTGGCAGTGGGACTGTATCATCATCGCCGGGGCAATTTCAATGGCGCAGCCAAAATGCTGGCCAGTGCCCGGCAGATTTTAGGCAAGGAAAAAGCAGCTGTTCAAAAACTAGGCCTGGATCCGGCGGCACTTTTAAAGCAGATCAGTGAGCGGTTAAATGATGTACAGCAGCGGAAAGCTTATACAAGCCTTAATTTGCCTATTACAGATCACCAGTTGTTGCAACACTGCCGGCAGGTTTGCCAGGAGAAAAACTTAACCTGGGGAAAAGACAGTGATCCAGACAATGCATTTCTCATCCATAAACATAAGCTTCGTGACCGCAGCGATGTGATCAGGGAACGGGAATGGCAGAAGAAGCGCAAGGCAAAGCAGCGCAAAACCTGA